A single Nicotiana tabacum cultivar K326 chromosome 5, ASM71507v2, whole genome shotgun sequence DNA region contains:
- the LOC107759158 gene encoding E3 ubiquitin-protein ligase SINAT2-like, translating into MAPGGGASRKEIIETWPNFTSCDTTNTQLEKSITFLGEKFRKSSIHGVHELLECPICTRSLYPPVYQCPNGHTLCTNCKTGAHNFCPTCQVELGNIRCLALEKVAESLELPCRHQNLGCHKILPYYRKLKHEQRCKFRPYHCPYAGSECSIKGDIPTLMLHLKEDHKVDMHTGCTFNHRYVKSNPEEVDNAIWMLTVFDCYGKQFCLHFEAFSLGMTPVYMAFLRFMGEDNEAKMFKYSLEVGGFGRKLTWQGIPRSIRDSHRKVRDCQDGLIIPRSLALFFSGGNNGQELTLKVTGRIWKEH; encoded by the exons ATGGCTCCTGGAGGTGGTGCTAGTCGCAAGGAAATTATAGAAACATGGCCAAATTTTACAAGTTGTGACACAACAAATACACAGCTAGAGAAAAGTATCACATTTCTAGGTGAAAAGTTTCGAAAGTCTTCAATTCATGGTGTTCATGAGTTGCTTGAGTGCCCAATCTGCACAAGGTCCTTGTATCCTCCAGTTTACCAG TGTCCAAATGGCCATACGCTATGCACCAACTGCAAGACTGGAGCACATAATTTCTGCCCTACTTGCCAAGTTGAACTTGGAAACATAAGGTGTTTAGCCTTGGAGAAAGTGGCAGAATCATTGGAATTGCCCTGCAGACATCAAAATCTTGGCTGTCACAAAATATTACCCTACTATCGGAAGCTCAAACATGAACAACGTTGTAAATTTCGGCCTTACCATTGTCCATATGCTGGATCAGAGTGCTCCATAAAAGGGGACATTCCAACACTCATGTTACATCTTAAGGAGGACCACAAGGTTGACATGCATACTGGATGTACCTTCAATCATCGATATGTCAAATCAAATCCAGAGGAAGTTGACAATGCAATATGGATGCTCACA GTTTTCGACTGTTATGGAAAACAGTTCTGCTTGCACTTTGAGGCATTTTCACTTGGTATGACACCAGTTTACATGGCCTTTCTACGATTTATGGGCGAGGACAATGAAGCCAAAATGTTCAAGTATAGTCTAGAAGTTGGTGGTTTTGGGCGTAAATTGACATGGCAAGGTATTCCTAGGAGTATCCGAGACAGCCACAGAAAAGTTCGCGACTGTCAAGATGGACTTATTATTCCAAGAAGCTTGGCACTTTTCTTTTCTGGTGGGAATAATGGACAAGAGCTTACATTGAAAGTCACAGGTCGTATATGGAAGGAGCATTAG